A window of Limosilactobacillus reuteri genomic DNA:
CTTCACGTTTCAGTTAAAGATGAAGAAAGCAAAGAAGAAAAGGAGATCCTTAAAGGGGTTAACCTCAAGATGAAGACTGGAGAAATTCATGCAATTATGGGACCAAATGGAACTGGTAAGTCTACTCTTTCTCAAACCATCATGGGTCACCCTAACTATCATGTTACGCAAGGAGATATCCTTCTTGACGGGGAGAGCATTGTTGACATGCCGGTCGATGAACGGGCACGAAAGGGTCTTTTTCTTGCAATGCAATATCCCGCTGAAATTCAAGGGGTTACTAATGCTGAATTCTTTCGAGCAGCGATCAATGCTCGTTGCCCTGAAGATGACCAGATTTCAGTAATGGACTTTATTAAGAAACTCGACAAGAACTTGGAATTGCTTGATATGAGTCAATCCATGACTGAACGTTATCTTAATGAGGGATTCTCTGGTGGTGAAAAGAAGCGGAATGAGATTTTGCAGCTTTTAATGATTGAACCTAGTTTTGCGATTCTTGATGAAATTGACTCTGGACTTGATATTGATGCCCTTAAGGTGGTTTCAAAGGGTGTTAACTCAATGCGGGGCGACAACTTTGGTTCATTAATTATTACCCACTATCAACGTCTTTTGAACTACATCGTTCCTGATAC
This region includes:
- the sufC gene encoding Fe-S cluster assembly ATPase SufC, with the translated sequence MATLEIKDLHVSVKDEESKEEKEILKGVNLKMKTGEIHAIMGPNGTGKSTLSQTIMGHPNYHVTQGDILLDGESIVDMPVDERARKGLFLAMQYPAEIQGVTNAEFFRAAINARCPEDDQISVMDFIKKLDKNLELLDMSQSMTERYLNEGFSGGEKKRNEILQLLMIEPSFAILDEIDSGLDIDALKVVSKGVNSMRGDNFGSLIITHYQRLLNYIVPDTVHVMMGGRIVKTGGPDLAKKLEDEGYAGLRDELGLDIKLVDDED